GGCTGCTCAGCTTGGAAGCAAGCTCTCAGCGCAAGCAGCTCCTCCCACTCGCGCACGAACAGCCATCCTGCGAATCCGCGCAATCAGCCGATGCATCATCAGCTTGGCGGTGTCGCCGACCACTCCCTCATTCAATTCGCCGGTCATCTTGGGTCGTCCCTTTCCTCCGCAAATGTAGTCTCCGCGGCTGGTGTGCGGGAGGCTGTAGGCCATGGCCTTCTTCGGCTTAACACAACGCCGCCTCGATCGTTCCGGATGCAGCACCAAATGGCAGCTTGGGTGCCTTTCAGCTGCCCTGGCACTTGAAAGCTCCGTGGAGGCAGGGCGATCCTTCGAATCGGCCGTCTCGCCGGACCTGCCGCAGGGTCAAAGTGGACATCTTTGGAATCGTTTGGATCGACCTTCATATCTCAGGTCGGTGCGTAATCTGCGGACATCGACCATCGATATGACGAGGTGGATCCGTGACCGTTATCCTATTGACTGAATCGGCCCTGACGTGCGTGAAGCGCGCGGTCCGGCTGGACTAACTTACAACCATTACCGATGGCTCTTCCGTTCGCGTGAAGGCCGCGAACACGGCCATGCTGGGCATCCCCTCGGTCGGCAAGCTTTGGTCCGTCGACGGTGATCTCTCCGAAACTCAATGGGGACGGCAGATCTCCGCCCGCCGCGCCGTCCGCGCGCTGCCCAGCGGCAAGCTGATGGTCGACTACCTCGCTGGCTGCGTCGCCGGCATCGGTCCGGCCCGGGCCCGCAGGCTGTGGCAACACTTCGAGGACCGTCTGCCCGAAGCACTCGACACCGGCGATGTCGCGACGCTCGCGGCGGTGATGGATCCCGATCGTCCGGTGTTGGGTCCGAGGCTCGCCGCGGCCCTGGTGGTCGCCTGGAAGACGATGGCCGGCGAAGCCAGGCTCGTCGAATGGCTCGCGGCCGTGGGCGTGACAGAACTGTCGCTGGCGCGCCGTGTTCACGTCCTGCTCGGCGCCGATGCGCCACAGGCGCTTCAATCCAACCCCTATTGCCTGGTGCCGCTGCTCGATTGGAAGCGCGTCGATGAGCTGGGGCTCCGCCTTTTGAGCGAAGCCGGATCACCCGATCCTGCTACCCATCCCCATCGCGTCGTCGCCGCGGCCGATGCGATGGTGAAGGACCTGGTCGGCTCCGGCTCGACCGCGATCGCCTGGGACGATTTCCGCGAGCGGCTCGCCGGCAAGCTGGGTCTACCGCCGTCCTCCGGGACGCTCCACCGCGCGGTCGCACTTGCTGTCGAGCGACAGGCCGTCATCACCTTACCCTCAGGGCTTCTCCGGGCGCCGGGATGTGCCCTCATGGAGGATGCTGTCGTCGCCCGGCTTCGGGCCATGGCAAACGAAGGCCCTCCCGGGCCGCTAGGACGCCTTTTGGATGGGGTCGGCGCTCATGTTGCTGTCTTGGCTGAGGATCAGGCCGAAGCTGTCAAAAGAACCCTGTCAGCCGGTTTCTCGTGCCTCCGCGGCGGCGGCGGCACCGGCAAGACTTTCGTTACCCGGACGATCTGCGATCTGTGGGAGCGCGCCGGCGGCAAATTGCTGCTGGCCGCGCTCGCGGGAAAGGCCGCTCTGCGACTGTCCCGATCAACCAGTCGCCTCGCATGGACCATCTTCAGGACCCTCCGCGAGCTCGACGAGCGCGAGGCCATCGAAGCGCAGCTTGACGGTCAGATCGAGCAGCACGAACGGGCCGAGCTCCAGGCCAAGCTGCGCGACCTAGCGCATTGACCCCGGACACGCTGGTCATCCTCGACGAGTCCTCGATGGTCGATCTGCCGTCGCTGCACGGACTGCTCCGCCGGATGCCGCAAGGCGCCAGGCTCCTGCTTGTCGGCGACGAACGGCAGCTTCCGCCCGTGGGCTTTGGGCTGCTGTTTCATCGGTTCGTCGAGGATCCTGCCGTCACCTCGACTCTGACCACCGTGCACCGCCAAGCGGCGACAAATTCGATCCCGGAGGTCGCTTCCCAGATTCGCCGGCGCGAGATGCCGAGCTTCACCAGCTACGTCGCCCCGCACAGCGGTGTAATGCTTGCGCGCGCGTCGGGACGCGAGTAGATCGCCGATCGCGTTGTCTCGATATGGAACGAGCTTGGCGACGATCGCGAGGTCATGATCGTCACCCCCGTCAACGACGGCCCTTGTGGCGTCTCCGGCCTCAACCGGCGCCTGCATGACGAATACCTGCGTAGGAAAGACCTGCAGGAGATCCGGGGGCCGCTCGGCGACCTGTTCTCGCCTGGCGAGCCAGTCGTGCACCGGCACAATTGCTACAAGCGCGCCTGTTCAACGGCTCCATAGGTACCGTGCAGCGGATTGATCGGACCGAACGCCAGATCACCGCCATCTTCGACGGAGATGAGCACGTCTTCCCGGCCGAGGACCTGGTCGACCTATCGCTCGGTTACGCACTCACCTGCCACCGTGCCCAAGGTTCGGAAGCGGACTACGTGATCGTCGCCCTGCCGCCAAGCCGGCTCCCAGACCCGTCCTTGCTCTACACCGCGGTCACGCGTGCCCGACAGCAGGCCGTCATCGTCGGCCAGCCAAAGACAATGCAGGAGGCCCTGCAGCGGCCGTACGCCGACGAGCGCAGGATGGTCGGGTATAGTTGGACGTCGTCAGCAAATTCCGAAGCCTAAGGCACGCTCGGGCGCACCGATCCAGCGTCCTAGGGCAGCTTCCCCAGCGCCGTGGTGAGGCATTCGCGGGCCCATGCGACTGCTTTTGCCTTGGCATCCTCTTCGTCGTCCGCGACGCCTTGCGCCACTACGTCGTCACTGACGTCCGTAACACACCATCGCCAAACTTCCTGATAGTAAAACGTATTGAGACGCAGAACATCGGCGTTGAAGGTAAGGCCGGCTGCGGTCTCTCTCCATTCCGCTGACATCTGCGACCCTCAAAGAATAGCCCCCCTGCGCGCTGCAGGGTTTGTCTTCACTCTAGTCATCGCGGGCATGACCGCCCGCCGCGACGGGAAGTGACTGGATTGCACGGTCAACTACACTCATGTCGTCGCCGACGTGCACGCCGTTACCATCCCCCAGCGGATAGTAGCCCGGCAGTTCCACGATAACGTTCCGCCCCTTGTAGGCGACCGTAAATGGCCGCACGCCACGGGTCAGCATCTCGCCCGTCTCAGGCGAGAGCATCGTTCTCGGAAGAGTTCCGGCCCCTGTGGTCATTGCGACTTCTCCGCGTATTGCAGCCATCCGGGTGATAGCAAATCCGTTCGACTTCCTGAAGTCGAAGCTCGGCATCATCAGTCTGATCGACGGAGCCGCCGTCGCAGGCGCATCTCGCCCGCGCCAAGTGGATGGCAAATCAAGGCTATCGGCATCTGTTGCGGGACGGCTGGCCCAGCGTAAACTAGGTCGTCCCGGAGCCCGGCAAAAAAGGAGATGTGACATGGCGAAAGCTTGGAAGACACCAACGATCCTGCGCCTCAGCCGGATCGAACAATGGCGCCGCGAGCGATTTGAGCGCGCACTGAAAGGCGGTGACTACCGTACCGCCAAGCGTGCGGCCGACCTATACACAGCTGTCTCAGCCCGAGCGGACAGCATCGCGCTTGGCAGCATCCATCCCTATTCTGACCGCGACTGATCGGTTCTCGGCGCGGGCATGGCGTAAGATCGCGTGTGCAAGCGGTCCGGTCCATTGGACGGGTGCGCGGCGATGTCGATCTCGCATCCATTCGCTTAACAGAGCAACACACACATCAGCGAACCTCGCCAGCCGGCTTGTGAGCGCCGACTCGCCGGTCACGCTGTTGCACCTATGGGCGCGAGCCCGAAGGCTTCCCGGGTGGCGCATCAAGAGTGAAGCGTGTAGCCATTGACTGCGGCAACTATCCATATATAGCGCGTTCCCGACGTTCGAAGGAGGGGGCCTTGTCTGACGTTTGGTACTATGCCGATTACAAGGGGCACATCGGCCCGGTTAGTCTCCAGCAATTGAAGGATGTGCTTGCGCGCGTGTCGGAGCCGGCGAGCGTTCTCGTTTGGCGTGACGGGTTTGAGGAATGGAAGAAGGCCGGCGAGGTCCCAGAATTCAGGGCGCAGACGTTGAGCCTACCGCCGCTACCGCTCGATCAAATGCCAACTTGGCGGGTAAAGTGGTGGTGGATCATCGTCCCGTTTGTTTCAGTCGGCATCGGCAGTCAGGCCGGACGCAAGATGATGATTTGGAATTCCGCGCAGCGGAGACGGGCCAAAGCTCAAAGGCGCAGACAATGAGGGCGAAGAAGACAGCCGATGAACTGCGGGCAATCCTCATGGATGAGGTCGCCAAGCATCCGGACTGGAGCCACATAGAAGGAGTGGCGATTACCCGATCATTTGCCACTGAGCCTGGCTCCGCCAACGGAGCCCCCTCCAGGGACTGACCAGGGAGAGGTTCTTCTGAAAAACAGCAGCCTGGTCGGTGTGAATGGCAAATAGTTCCCGAAGAGCTTAGCCAACAATTCATACGAGGTATCAGGCATTTAGTCTTGGACCGCTCCTCAAAGTGGAACTTGACAGTGCCGAAGGGAGATTGCAATACAGGCAGCCCTAAGCACTCCGGGAGTGTTGTCGCTTCGGGGACATTCGCTGTCAAAAGCCACGACCTGAGTCTAAACAACTATTTCGTCCGAGAGGGCTCCCTAACGGGAGCCTTTTCCCTTTGTGGTCCAATCGCCAATCCGAGTGACCCGCATAGGTTGTTGTTGAACGGTCGCCCCCCGTATCCGAGACAGTCGGCTCGCGCCTGTTGAAAGCCATGGTGCTTGCCATGGCTGAAGGCGGCCCGCGCCGATGCTCTGGAGAACGAAGTCGCCGATCTGAGGATACGCAGCGCCGACGCCGATGCGCGCGCATCGAGCGGCTGACGCAGATCCTGAAGGCCTTCGACTGCGCCCGGTTCGGCCGACGATCGGAAAAGCTCGGCTCTGCGAACGGCGACGATGTGTCAGTGTCCGCAGGAGTACGCCGGCTACCGTGCCTTTTGGCGCACCGAG
This Bradyrhizobium sp. CCBAU 53421 DNA region includes the following protein-coding sequences:
- a CDS encoding AAA family ATPase, whose translation is MLGIPSVGKLWSVDGDLSETQWGRQISARRAVRALPSGKLMVDYLAGCVAGIGPARARRLWQHFEDRLPEALDTGDVATLAAVMDPDRPVLGPRLAAALVVAWKTMAGEARLVEWLAAVGVTELSLARRVHVLLGADAPQALQSNPYCLVPLLDWKRVDELGLRLLSEAGSPDPATHPHRVVAAADAMVKDLVGSGSTAIAWDDFRERLAGKLGLPPSSGTLHRAVALAVERQAVITLPSGLLRAPGCALMEDAVVARLRAMANEGPPGPLGRLLDGVGAHVAVLAEDQAEAVKRTLSAGFSCLRGGGGTGKTFVTRTICDLWERAGGKLLLAALAGKAALRLSRSTSRLAWTIFRTLRELDEREAIEAQLDGQIEQHERAELQAKLRDLAH
- a CDS encoding AAA family ATPase; the encoded protein is MVDLPSLHGLLRRMPQGARLLLVGDERQLPPVGFGLLFHRFVEDPAVTSTLTTVHRQAATNSIPEVASQIRRREMPSFTSYVAPHSGVMLARASGRE
- a CDS encoding ATP-binding domain-containing protein, with protein sequence MQRIDRTERQITAIFDGDEHVFPAEDLVDLSLGYALTCHRAQGSEADYVIVALPPSRLPDPSLLYTAVTRARQQAVIVGQPKTMQEALQRPYADERRMVGYSWTSSANSEA
- a CDS encoding DUF4339 domain-containing protein, with translation MSDVWYYADYKGHIGPVSLQQLKDVLARVSEPASVLVWRDGFEEWKKAGEVPEFRAQTLSLPPLPLDQMPTWRVKWWWIIVPFVSVGIGSQAGRKMMIWNSAQRRRAKAQRRRQ